One genomic region from Gemmatimonas aurantiaca encodes:
- a CDS encoding OsmC family protein, producing MAHLYSATIEWSRGEARFTDNRYSRAHQWRFDGGAVVPASSSPQVVRIPLSDPSGVDPEEAFVASLSSCHMLWFLSIAAERGWTVDRYLDEAEGEMAKNERGQLVMSRVTLRPAVQFAGEPPSAAEAEAAHHEAHESCFIANSVRTNVLVEPKHGSS from the coding sequence ATGGCCCATCTCTACTCCGCCACCATCGAGTGGTCGCGCGGTGAGGCGCGATTCACCGACAATCGCTACAGCCGCGCGCATCAGTGGCGCTTCGATGGGGGAGCCGTCGTGCCTGCTTCGTCTTCACCGCAGGTGGTGCGCATTCCACTGTCCGATCCATCGGGCGTGGACCCCGAAGAAGCCTTCGTCGCCTCACTGTCGTCGTGTCACATGTTGTGGTTCCTGTCCATCGCCGCGGAGCGCGGCTGGACGGTGGACCGTTACCTCGACGAGGCCGAAGGCGAGATGGCAAAAAACGAACGGGGGCAACTCGTGATGTCCCGCGTGACGTTGCGCCCCGCCGTGCAGTTCGCGGGTGAACCGCCATCGGCCGCGGAAGCAGAGGCCGCCCATCATGAAGCACACGAGTCCTGCTTCATCGCGAACTCGGTGCGGACAAACGTGCTCGTGGA
- a CDS encoding TlpA disulfide reductase family protein produces the protein MPPLSGRWEGTLHYDSLTVTFPLAWTGTGASRPAHLAFYNGTDSITSTAVRVVPQRAGRSIAAVGDSVIVEFAHLASRLRGTRTAEGFEGWFGNPRRRDSVRVTARPGAATSAPAVGPVPSIAGTWIFPVESSKGERAWRFIAQQSGAQVTATILRVDGDAGAHTGTFADGRFTLSHFDGTRPGRLDVEPNTDGSLTIVQRSPRGAARKYVAWRDADARARGLAEPADVATHTSVRDAHEPFVFDFPDVTGARVTNRDARYAGKVVVVNVTGTWCPNCHDEAPFLSSLYRKYRDRGLEVVALDFEEAEELSDLSRLKAFVKRYDVDYAYLVAGEPKEVTSKLPQAVNLNTWPATFFLGRDGTVRAVRTGFAAKASGVHHETLVAEYEAIVEGLLEEPVTGATGR, from the coding sequence GTGCCACCGCTGTCCGGGCGATGGGAAGGGACACTGCACTACGACTCCCTCACCGTCACGTTTCCGCTGGCGTGGACCGGAACCGGAGCATCCCGGCCGGCGCATCTGGCGTTCTACAACGGCACCGATTCCATCACGTCGACGGCCGTGCGTGTCGTGCCACAGCGCGCCGGCCGGTCGATCGCGGCCGTGGGCGACTCGGTGATCGTCGAGTTCGCGCATCTCGCGTCGCGATTGCGTGGCACTCGGACCGCCGAGGGGTTCGAGGGGTGGTTCGGCAATCCGCGTCGTCGTGATTCCGTGCGTGTGACCGCACGTCCGGGCGCGGCGACGTCCGCACCGGCGGTCGGTCCGGTGCCATCCATTGCCGGCACGTGGATCTTTCCGGTGGAGAGCTCCAAAGGTGAACGCGCGTGGCGTTTCATCGCGCAACAGTCGGGAGCCCAGGTCACGGCCACCATCCTGCGGGTCGATGGTGATGCGGGTGCACACACGGGCACGTTTGCCGATGGACGGTTCACGTTGTCGCACTTCGATGGCACGCGGCCCGGCCGTCTCGACGTGGAGCCCAACACGGATGGTTCCCTCACCATCGTGCAGCGTTCACCACGCGGAGCCGCGCGCAAGTATGTGGCCTGGCGTGACGCCGATGCACGGGCGCGCGGGCTGGCCGAGCCGGCCGATGTGGCCACACACACCTCGGTGCGCGATGCCCATGAGCCGTTCGTGTTCGACTTCCCGGATGTGACAGGTGCGCGGGTGACCAATCGTGATGCGCGGTATGCCGGCAAGGTCGTGGTGGTGAATGTCACCGGCACGTGGTGCCCGAACTGTCACGATGAAGCGCCGTTCCTGTCGTCGCTGTATCGCAAGTACCGCGATCGCGGGCTGGAAGTCGTGGCGCTCGATTTCGAAGAGGCCGAGGAGCTGTCCGATCTTTCCCGTCTCAAGGCCTTCGTGAAGCGTTACGACGTGGACTATGCCTACCTGGTGGCGGGCGAGCCGAAGGAGGTCACTTCAAAACTGCCGCAGGCCGTGAACCTCAACACCTGGCCGGCCACGTTCTTCCTGGGACGTGACGGGACGGTGCGGGCGGTGCGCACCGGCTTCGCGGCCAAAGCGAGCGGGGTGCACCACGAAACGCTGGTGGCCGAATACGAGGCCATCGTGGAGGGGCTGCTCGAGGAGCCGGTGACGGGCGCGACCGGGCGGTGA
- a CDS encoding protein-disulfide reductase DsbD domain-containing protein, with translation MSVLASIALLIGSSVSSPPAQPVERVQWVVTRVTRAARGDTQFVQIGARIDPGWHVYSLTQQPDGPFPLRVTSAASATGSSIWSVAGTVKGPVPERQPTSPFGIPVEWYSGAPQFSVPLVATAGVGATGGAGTSTVVLRVRYQACSDTLCLPPRTIELSTRLAAR, from the coding sequence ATGTCGGTGTTGGCCTCCATTGCGCTGCTGATCGGCAGCAGCGTCTCCTCTCCACCTGCGCAACCCGTCGAACGGGTGCAGTGGGTCGTCACCCGTGTCACGCGCGCCGCGCGGGGTGATACGCAGTTCGTGCAGATCGGCGCACGGATCGATCCGGGTTGGCACGTCTATTCGCTCACGCAACAACCCGATGGGCCGTTCCCGCTGCGTGTGACGAGCGCAGCTTCGGCCACGGGCAGCTCCATCTGGTCCGTGGCGGGCACCGTGAAAGGGCCGGTGCCTGAGCGCCAACCCACGTCACCATTCGGCATTCCGGTGGAGTGGTACAGCGGCGCGCCGCAATTCTCCGTGCCACTGGTCGCGACCGCCGGCGTCGGTGCGACAGGAGGGGCCGGCACCTCCACGGTCGTATTGCGCGTGCGCTATCAGGCCTGCAGCGACACGCTCTGCCTGCCCCCCAGGACCATCGAACTCTCAACGCGGCTTGCCGCACGGTGA